The Pedobacter mucosus genome window below encodes:
- a CDS encoding DUF4197 domain-containing protein, translating to MKKLNFLFALIAIIIFTTLNVQAQIKLSDIFKKVIDKKTTTSTTAGTPTSLEIGQGIKEALQIGVSAGADRLSVKDGFLGNLAVKILMPPEAQKVERTLRSIGLNSLCDNVITSLNRAAEDAATEAKPIFISAIKQMTLTDATNILLGNKDAATEYFKRVTTAQLLQKFSPIVTTSLNKVNATKYYSDLTTRYNRLPLVKPVNTNLTDYVTQKAIDGLFFEVAQEELKIRGNLNSRSTTLLQKVFGYADKKKI from the coding sequence ATGAAAAAACTTAACTTTTTATTTGCGTTAATAGCTATAATAATATTTACAACATTAAATGTTCAGGCTCAAATAAAGTTAAGCGACATTTTTAAAAAAGTGATTGATAAAAAAACAACAACATCTACAACAGCCGGAACGCCAACCAGTTTGGAAATAGGTCAGGGAATTAAAGAAGCATTGCAAATTGGAGTTTCAGCTGGTGCAGATAGATTATCGGTAAAAGATGGCTTTTTAGGAAACCTAGCGGTTAAAATCCTAATGCCGCCAGAAGCACAAAAGGTAGAGAGAACATTGCGTAGCATTGGTTTAAACTCTTTATGCGATAACGTAATTACAAGTTTAAACCGTGCTGCCGAAGATGCAGCTACAGAAGCGAAACCCATCTTTATTTCTGCAATAAAACAAATGACTTTAACTGACGCCACAAATATCCTTTTAGGAAATAAAGATGCAGCTACAGAATATTTTAAACGAGTTACCACTGCACAACTTTTGCAAAAATTTAGTCCGATTGTAACCACAAGTCTAAACAAAGTTAATGCAACAAAATATTATTCCGATTTAACCACCCGATATAATCGCTTGCCTTTAGTTAAGCCAGTAAATACTAATTTAACAGATTATGTAACTCAAAAAGCAATTGACGGATTGTTTTTCGAGGTTGCGCAAGAAGAGTTGAAAATTAGAGGGAACCTAAACTCACGAAGTACAACCTTATTGCAAAAGGTTTTTGGTTATGCTGATAAGAAAAAGATTTAA
- a CDS encoding sensor histidine kinase: protein MKLSVLVLFTALAVGLSIGLVNFYFERSWYYFVISFGVSFASSFLVFYYLIEKYIYTKIKLIYKLIHNLKLGKDLKDALGEYVSSDPINDVENEVKEWAGAKKKEIDLLKKQEQFRREFLSNVSHEFKTPLFAIQGYIETLQDCLIDDPEMAVKFLKKAESNVERLSYLINDLDAIAKLETGESPINYQKFDFVQLAKDVMDNLDDSAKSKNIKLFFKDKYTAVTAVMADREKIRQVLINLIVNSIKYGIENGETAIKIFELHDQFLIEVTDNGIGIEEKHLFRLFERFYRIDTHRAREVGGTGLGLAIVKHILEAHQQTISVRSTPGIGTTFAFTLQKSG, encoded by the coding sequence ATGAAATTAAGCGTGTTGGTTCTTTTTACTGCGCTAGCTGTAGGCCTTTCCATTGGTTTGGTAAACTTTTACTTTGAACGAAGCTGGTATTATTTTGTAATCTCTTTTGGAGTGTCTTTTGCCAGTAGTTTTTTAGTGTTTTATTATTTAATCGAAAAATACATTTACACCAAAATTAAGCTCATCTATAAACTTATTCATAACCTTAAATTAGGTAAAGATTTAAAAGATGCACTTGGCGAATATGTAAGTTCTGATCCGATAAATGACGTGGAAAATGAAGTTAAAGAATGGGCTGGAGCAAAGAAAAAAGAAATTGATTTATTAAAAAAGCAAGAACAATTTAGAAGAGAATTTCTATCAAATGTCTCTCACGAGTTTAAAACGCCACTTTTCGCCATTCAAGGTTATATAGAAACTTTACAGGATTGTTTAATTGATGATCCGGAAATGGCGGTAAAATTTTTGAAGAAAGCAGAAAGCAATGTTGAGCGACTTAGCTACTTAATTAATGATTTAGATGCGATTGCAAAACTTGAAACTGGTGAATCACCAATTAATTATCAAAAATTCGATTTTGTTCAATTGGCAAAAGACGTGATGGATAACTTAGATGACAGTGCAAAATCTAAAAATATAAAGCTTTTTTTTAAGGATAAATATACTGCAGTTACCGCTGTAATGGCCGATCGGGAAAAAATTAGGCAGGTTTTAATTAACCTGATTGTAAATAGTATTAAGTATGGTATTGAAAATGGAGAAACAGCGATTAAAATTTTCGAGCTTCACGATCAATTTTTAATAGAAGTTACTGATAATGGAATTGGAATTGAAGAAAAACACCTGTTTCGCCTATTTGAACGTTTTTACCGGATTGATACCCACAGAGCTAGGGAAGTAGGGGGCACCGGTTTAGGATTAGCAATTGTGAAACATATTTTAGAAGCACACCAACAAACAATATCTGTTCGCAGTACACCGGGAATTGGAACTACCTTTGCATTTACCCTTCAAAAAAGCGGATAG
- a CDS encoding carboxypeptidase-like regulatory domain-containing protein, with amino-acid sequence MNKDWLDIDVLEDYLDGKLDAKGMHFVERQALDDPFVAEALEGLRQSPKRKQTLSILQKQLYNRVSEKPVKRKMWGITTQRLSIAATATVAFIAVSILFFMRETNRKNAEIATRKAKGVIVNLDTNTSLAAAKPNQLDTIKIASEVVKSALIDNAIANAKTNNLAKNKTVEYNNSLEQVTQIAQGAVKAKSLSRSAFLPIAENNKTISGRVVSEIDNKPLPGASIRIAGLNTVTTTDINGLFSIAVDSNKANNLSISYIGYENAIASIDKNKNLTIALKESNNALNEIVTVANANEKPATSAASVATGNKIVFSGNVVDQVNGKPIQGAVVKLAGTKAITATDAQGNFALPVDSNAKNKDLLINAIGFKEIPIKGTDPNAIRAAMSGDKSINEIALIMGSNGRSRENVPAPKITLLAEQNLNGKPTADITKPIPVSVINYKQYLEHNNKLYNPKGPEQFVILSFKVNKNGRPARISIIKSLNAKADAEAKRLILTGPDWVLPKNGNNAVEMSIKF; translated from the coding sequence GTGAATAAAGATTGGTTAGATATTGATGTTCTGGAAGATTACCTTGATGGTAAACTTGATGCTAAAGGTATGCATTTTGTTGAGCGTCAAGCTTTAGACGATCCTTTTGTGGCTGAAGCTTTAGAAGGTTTACGCCAATCGCCTAAGCGTAAGCAAACACTATCTATTTTGCAGAAACAACTTTATAATCGAGTTTCTGAAAAGCCAGTAAAAAGAAAAATGTGGGGCATAACCACACAAAGGTTAAGTATTGCCGCTACTGCAACTGTTGCTTTTATAGCAGTGAGTATCCTGTTTTTTATGCGAGAAACCAATCGTAAAAATGCAGAAATAGCGACCAGAAAAGCTAAAGGAGTGATTGTAAATTTAGATACCAATACAAGTTTAGCAGCTGCAAAGCCAAACCAACTCGATACTATTAAAATAGCAAGTGAGGTTGTTAAATCAGCGCTGATAGACAATGCCATTGCAAATGCAAAAACAAACAACCTTGCAAAAAATAAAACTGTTGAATACAACAATAGTCTTGAACAGGTTACACAAATTGCGCAAGGTGCTGTGAAAGCTAAATCATTATCACGATCTGCATTTTTACCGATTGCAGAAAATAATAAAACCATTAGCGGCCGTGTGGTTTCTGAAATAGATAATAAACCATTACCTGGTGCAAGCATAAGAATTGCTGGCTTAAACACCGTTACAACTACGGATATTAATGGCCTATTTTCCATTGCTGTTGATAGCAATAAAGCGAATAACCTTTCGATTAGCTATATTGGTTATGAAAACGCTATAGCTTCGATTGATAAAAATAAAAACTTAACCATTGCATTAAAAGAGAGTAATAATGCTTTAAATGAAATCGTTACTGTAGCGAATGCTAATGAAAAGCCAGCTACTTCTGCAGCGTCTGTGGCAACTGGTAATAAAATCGTTTTTAGTGGAAATGTTGTTGATCAGGTTAATGGGAAGCCTATTCAAGGTGCTGTTGTAAAGCTCGCAGGAACGAAAGCCATAACAGCAACCGATGCACAAGGAAATTTCGCTCTTCCTGTAGACAGCAATGCAAAAAATAAAGATCTTCTAATTAATGCTATTGGTTTTAAGGAAATACCTATAAAGGGAACAGATCCGAATGCCATTAGAGCTGCTATGAGTGGCGATAAATCTATAAATGAGATTGCGCTAATTATGGGATCTAACGGGCGCAGTAGAGAAAATGTTCCAGCACCTAAAATCACGCTTTTAGCGGAGCAAAATTTAAATGGAAAACCGACCGCTGATATTACCAAACCTATTCCTGTTTCAGTAATAAACTATAAACAATACCTGGAACATAATAACAAACTTTACAACCCTAAAGGACCTGAACAATTTGTTATTTTAAGTTTTAAGGTTAACAAAAATGGCCGACCAGCCCGCATTTCTATTATCAAATCTCTTAACGCAAAAGCTGATGCCGAGGCAAAACGGCTTATTCTGACTGGTCCTGACTGGGTGCTTCCAAAAAACGGAAACAACGCTGTGGAAATGAGCATTAAGTTCTAA
- a CDS encoding RNA polymerase sigma factor, with the protein MKFIKNTAGNNQKEDAELIAEYKNTGNLDSLGTLYNKYMHLVFGVCLNYFKDEEQSKDAVMQIFEELITKLKIYEVQNFKSWLHVLTRNHCLMALRKSAKQNNVSLDDTFVENSEFVHLDIDNTRETQLTVMEKCMETLPEEQRKSVDLFYLQEKCYKEVADITGYDMLKVKSYIQNGKRNLKICIEKNSE; encoded by the coding sequence TTGAAGTTTATAAAAAATACAGCTGGGAATAACCAGAAAGAAGATGCAGAATTGATTGCCGAGTACAAAAATACTGGCAATTTAGACTCGTTGGGTACGCTATATAATAAATACATGCACTTGGTTTTTGGAGTTTGCTTAAACTATTTTAAAGATGAAGAGCAAAGTAAAGATGCAGTAATGCAAATTTTTGAGGAACTGATAACTAAACTCAAAATTTACGAGGTGCAAAATTTTAAGAGTTGGCTACATGTGCTTACCCGAAACCATTGTTTAATGGCATTACGGAAATCAGCAAAACAGAATAACGTTTCTTTGGACGATACTTTTGTGGAAAATAGCGAATTTGTGCATCTGGATATTGACAATACAAGAGAAACGCAACTAACCGTAATGGAAAAGTGCATGGAAACTTTGCCCGAAGAACAGCGAAAAAGTGTAGATTTATTTTATTTACAAGAGAAATGTTATAAGGAAGTAGCCGATATAACTGGTTACGATATGCTTAAAGTAAAAAGCTATATTCAAAATGGTAAACGAAATTTAAAGATTTGTATAGAAAAAAATAGTGAATAA
- a CDS encoding HD domain-containing protein, with translation MQNAVEETIKFVKKTLENAEAGHDWFHIERVYKTALTINEEEKGNPLVIAFAALLHDIADPKFNNGDEELGPALAESFLYTINIDASTVNHVKNIIQNMSFKNSFDDSSFSSKEMLIVQDADRLDAIGAIGIARAFTYGGFKNRVLYDPEIKPETHLNKETYKNTVAPTINHFYEKLLLLKDMMNTETGKKMAKERHDFMLLYLDHFYKEWEGK, from the coding sequence ATGCAAAATGCTGTTGAGGAAACTATAAAATTTGTTAAAAAAACGCTAGAAAATGCAGAAGCCGGTCATGATTGGTTTCACATTGAAAGGGTTTATAAAACTGCTTTAACCATTAATGAAGAGGAAAAAGGTAACCCTCTTGTTATTGCATTTGCTGCACTTTTACATGATATCGCTGATCCAAAATTTAATAATGGCGATGAAGAGTTGGGCCCAGCTTTGGCAGAGTCGTTTTTATACACGATAAATATTGATGCGTCAACCGTAAATCATGTAAAAAATATTATTCAAAACATGTCTTTTAAGAATAGTTTTGATGATTCTTCTTTTTCCTCTAAAGAAATGTTAATTGTTCAAGATGCAGATCGCTTAGATGCCATTGGTGCCATAGGTATTGCTCGAGCTTTTACCTATGGGGGTTTCAAAAATCGGGTACTTTATGACCCAGAAATAAAACCTGAAACACATTTAAATAAAGAAACGTATAAAAATACCGTTGCTCCAACCATTAATCATTTCTATGAAAAGTTGCTACTTTTAAAAGATATGATGAATACGGAAACAGGGAAAAAGATGGCAAAGGAACGTCATGATTTTATGCTTTTATACCTGGATCATTTCTACAAAGAATGGGAAGGTAAATAA
- a CDS encoding inorganic phosphate transporter: MVTTLLVVVVILAIAFDYINGFHDAANSIATVVSTKVLTPFQAVLWAALFNFAAYFYFTDHKVANTVAKTVIEHYITLEVILAGLIAAIIWNLLTWWYGIPSSSSHTLIGGFAGAGMTYAIITGASPLDAVNMGYVVKIISFIVLAPIIGLVISVTLTLIIINICKNAKPATAEKWFKRLQLLSSAALSFFHGGNDAQKVMGIIATALIAAKVIPNFEAMPWWVPVACYSAISLGTMSGGWKIVKTMGTKITKVTALEGVAAEGAGAITLGITEHFGIPVSTTHTITGSIVGVGVVKSVSAVRWGVTVSLIWAWVLTIPVSATLAAIIYSLIYYFK, translated from the coding sequence ATGGTAACTACCTTATTGGTTGTTGTTGTAATTCTGGCTATTGCTTTCGATTACATTAACGGCTTTCACGATGCCGCTAACTCGATTGCAACCGTTGTTTCTACAAAGGTTCTTACGCCTTTTCAGGCTGTTTTATGGGCTGCGCTTTTTAACTTCGCCGCTTATTTTTATTTTACCGATCACAAAGTAGCCAACACAGTTGCTAAAACTGTTATAGAACATTATATTACTTTAGAAGTTATTTTAGCCGGTTTAATTGCTGCCATTATTTGGAACCTTTTAACTTGGTGGTACGGTATTCCTTCAAGTTCTTCACATACTTTAATTGGTGGATTTGCCGGCGCCGGTATGACATATGCCATCATCACAGGCGCTAGTCCGCTTGATGCAGTAAATATGGGCTATGTGGTTAAAATTATATCGTTTATTGTTTTGGCCCCGATTATTGGTTTGGTAATCTCGGTTACATTAACATTAATTATCATAAATATTTGCAAAAATGCGAAACCTGCAACTGCCGAAAAGTGGTTTAAACGGTTGCAATTGCTATCATCAGCTGCATTAAGTTTTTTCCATGGTGGTAATGATGCACAAAAAGTTATGGGAATTATCGCAACGGCATTAATTGCAGCAAAAGTTATCCCTAATTTTGAAGCAATGCCTTGGTGGGTTCCAGTGGCCTGTTACTCTGCAATATCTTTAGGAACAATGAGTGGTGGATGGAAAATTGTTAAAACAATGGGTACAAAAATCACCAAAGTAACAGCTTTAGAAGGCGTTGCTGCTGAAGGCGCTGGTGCGATTACTTTGGGTATTACTGAACATTTTGGTATTCCAGTTTCCACTACACACACCATCACTGGTTCGATTGTAGGTGTTGGTGTTGTTAAAAGTGTATCTGCTGTGCGTTGGGGCGTAACAGTTAGTTTAATTTGGGCTTGGGTTTTAACAATCCCGGTTTCTGCTACTTTAGCCGCAATAATTTATTCATTGATATATTATTTTAAGTAA
- a CDS encoding putative DNA modification/repair radical SAM protein: MSDRIREKLNILADAAKYDVSCSSSGGNRKNDNKGLGDSHFSGICHTYTEDGRCVSLLKILLTNHCIYDCLFCVSRKSNDIKRAAFTVDEVVDLTMNFYRRNYIEGLFLSSGIFKNADFTMERLLLVVKKLRLEQKFNGYIHLKTIPGASEELIKEAGLYADRMSINLEMPTEAGLKLLAPEKSHADVIKPLEFVQQNIVQFAADKKLIKHVPKFVPAGQSTQMVIGATPESDKDIMYTASAFYKNFALKRVYYSGYVPISNDTRMPILGTQPPLLRENRLYQTDWLMRFYGFKVQEILNDANPNLDVDIDPKLSWAIRNMQHFPVDINKADYKMILRIPGIGVMSAQKIVQARKFGKLRIDQLKKIGVAYNRAKHFITCVDSPYQIRDYQGTQIKAFILADSQSKYLKTASNQLILF; the protein is encoded by the coding sequence ATGTCAGATCGAATTCGTGAAAAATTAAATATTTTGGCTGATGCAGCAAAGTATGATGTATCCTGTTCATCTAGCGGAGGCAATAGAAAAAATGATAATAAAGGTTTAGGCGATAGTCATTTCTCTGGTATTTGCCATACTTATACTGAAGATGGAAGATGTGTTTCATTATTAAAAATTCTATTAACCAACCATTGTATTTACGATTGCCTTTTTTGCGTTTCACGAAAAAGCAATGATATTAAAAGAGCAGCTTTTACGGTAGATGAAGTGGTTGACTTAACCATGAATTTTTATCGACGAAATTATATTGAAGGGTTATTTTTAAGCTCTGGTATTTTTAAGAATGCTGATTTTACGATGGAACGTTTGCTTTTAGTGGTAAAAAAGCTGCGATTGGAGCAGAAATTTAATGGATACATTCATTTAAAAACAATTCCTGGTGCTAGCGAGGAGTTAATTAAGGAAGCTGGTTTGTATGCGGACAGGATGAGCATTAATTTGGAAATGCCAACAGAAGCTGGTTTAAAATTGCTTGCACCAGAGAAAAGTCACGCTGATGTGATTAAACCCTTAGAATTTGTTCAGCAAAATATTGTTCAATTTGCTGCAGATAAAAAATTAATTAAACATGTTCCAAAATTTGTTCCTGCAGGGCAGAGCACTCAAATGGTTATTGGCGCAACGCCCGAAAGTGATAAGGATATTATGTATACAGCCAGTGCTTTCTACAAAAATTTCGCTTTAAAACGGGTTTATTATTCCGGTTATGTTCCAATAAGTAATGATACACGAATGCCGATTTTAGGTACTCAGCCACCACTTCTACGCGAAAACCGATTATATCAAACCGATTGGCTGATGCGTTTTTATGGCTTTAAAGTACAAGAAATCTTAAACGATGCAAATCCAAATCTGGATGTTGATATTGATCCGAAATTAAGTTGGGCCATTCGGAATATGCAGCATTTTCCAGTCGATATTAATAAAGCTGATTATAAAATGATTTTGCGAATTCCTGGAATTGGCGTAATGTCAGCGCAAAAAATTGTTCAGGCTCGTAAGTTTGGCAAGCTTCGAATTGATCAATTAAAAAAAATAGGAGTAGCTTATAATCGAGCGAAACATTTCATTACCTGCGTAGATAGTCCTTATCAAATAAGGGATTATCAAGGAACGCAAATCAAAGCATTTATTTTAGCGGATAGCCAGAGTAAATATTTAAAAACAGCAAGCAATCAATTGATTTTGTTTTAA
- a CDS encoding DUF47 domain-containing protein produces MNNIFKFFTPQDKKFHPLFEQAGSNALTIAETLLEMVSTADAEKRKAIFKEIERLEHVGDDITHSIFLELSRNFITPFDREDIHQLATAVDDVADYIYGTANRIQMYNMNNISEPVVKIAELLVEMCTDIDKAIKELRSFKNIRVIADACIRINSGENQADYVFTLAVARLFEYETNAIELIKQKEVLQTIEKATDKCEDVANVLETILVKNA; encoded by the coding sequence ATGAACAATATTTTCAAGTTCTTTACCCCACAAGATAAAAAGTTCCATCCACTTTTCGAGCAGGCGGGAAGCAATGCGTTAACCATAGCAGAAACGCTTTTAGAAATGGTTAGCACAGCTGATGCAGAGAAAAGAAAAGCTATTTTTAAAGAAATTGAGCGTTTAGAGCATGTTGGCGATGATATTACACACTCGATTTTTTTAGAATTGAGTAGAAATTTCATAACGCCATTTGATAGGGAAGATATTCATCAATTGGCTACTGCTGTTGATGATGTGGCCGATTATATTTATGGTACTGCTAACCGTATTCAAATGTATAACATGAATAACATTAGCGAACCAGTTGTTAAAATTGCTGAGCTCTTGGTAGAAATGTGTACCGATATTGATAAGGCGATTAAAGAATTACGCAGTTTTAAAAACATTCGTGTAATTGCTGATGCTTGTATCCGAATTAACAGCGGCGAAAATCAGGCTGATTATGTATTTACACTAGCCGTTGCCCGTTTATTTGAATATGAAACTAACGCAATCGAATTAATTAAACAAAAAGAGGTTTTACAAACGATAGAAAAAGCAACAGATAAGTGCGAAGATGTAGCGAATGTGCTTGAAACTATCCTTGTTAAAAACGCTTAA
- a CDS encoding FMN-binding negative transcriptional regulator, which produces MYKLPYFTTDNQDEILDFMHKNTFVTLIGYDGEFPVATQIPVKTVVDGDSIKLIGHVMTNTDHCKAFEKHQNILAIFTGAHAYISASVYDNPKSASTWNYKTVQAKGIIRLLSADETYKVIKDLTDKYENPETSEAAFNNMDEAYIQKHIKAITGFEILVTNIEHVFKLSQNHSAENKKNIVANLERSDDPLALEIAKEMKRNS; this is translated from the coding sequence ATGTACAAACTCCCCTACTTTACTACTGATAATCAAGATGAAATTCTTGATTTTATGCATAAAAATACATTTGTTACTTTAATTGGTTATGATGGTGAGTTTCCTGTAGCAACACAAATTCCAGTTAAAACGGTGGTTGATGGAGATTCTATTAAGCTTATTGGTCATGTTATGACTAATACCGACCACTGCAAAGCCTTTGAAAAACACCAAAATATACTTGCAATTTTTACTGGTGCTCATGCTTATATCAGCGCATCTGTTTACGATAATCCAAAATCAGCATCTACTTGGAATTATAAAACCGTTCAGGCGAAAGGAATAATCCGATTATTATCCGCTGATGAAACCTATAAAGTAATTAAAGATTTAACTGATAAATACGAAAATCCTGAAACGAGCGAAGCTGCATTTAATAATATGGACGAAGCTTATATCCAAAAACATATAAAAGCAATTACCGGGTTTGAAATTCTGGTTACTAACATTGAACACGTTTTTAAATTGAGTCAGAATCATTCCGCAGAAAACAAAAAAAATATTGTGGCTAATTTGGAGAGAAGTGATGATCCTTTAGCTTTAGAGATAGCGAAAGAAATGAAAAGGAATTCGTAG
- a CDS encoding TolB family protein, producing the protein MKFNIKSALVVISFIALILGCNNNDKSKGNSSKAILDTVSLSNKRFALAYQDGNKIVATSIDTMKQISFGGATDPAISPDGNKLAYTVNDTAGHRTIWVADMENKSQAQLQVSSDNYYQAIWSPSGNSIAFNIFKDEKKWKIGIIKSDNSGFIILDNSSKANIYSPTWKNEQEIIGQDLVNIYTFNIAGKLISTTAIADFIGNDFSISSSSRFFYSKDGKKLMFNAGNTDKLDGLTGPSEAVYILDFANKKVDRISPKGMNASYLFVTADDRIFYNGAEKPYAQSKIYVSDLKGNSKLIVDKGTNPTGTLK; encoded by the coding sequence ATGAAATTTAATATCAAATCAGCTTTAGTAGTGATCTCTTTTATTGCGCTTATTTTGGGTTGCAATAATAATGATAAATCAAAAGGAAACAGCTCAAAGGCGATTTTGGATACAGTTTCGTTAAGCAATAAGCGTTTTGCTTTAGCTTATCAAGATGGCAATAAAATCGTAGCAACCAGTATTGATACCATGAAACAAATTTCATTTGGTGGTGCTACAGATCCTGCTATTTCTCCAGATGGGAATAAATTGGCATATACTGTAAACGATACTGCCGGACATAGGACCATTTGGGTTGCCGATATGGAAAATAAAAGTCAGGCGCAATTACAGGTAAGCAGTGATAATTATTATCAAGCTATTTGGTCTCCCAGTGGAAATTCTATTGCTTTTAACATTTTTAAAGATGAAAAAAAGTGGAAAATTGGCATTATTAAATCTGATAATTCAGGCTTTATCATACTAGATAACTCCTCAAAAGCCAATATTTATTCGCCAACCTGGAAAAACGAACAGGAAATAATTGGACAGGATTTAGTAAACATTTATACGTTTAATATTGCTGGAAAATTGATTAGCACAACAGCAATTGCCGATTTCATTGGTAATGATTTTTCGATTTCGAGCAGTAGCCGTTTTTTCTATTCGAAAGATGGAAAAAAGCTGATGTTTAATGCAGGTAATACCGATAAATTGGATGGATTAACTGGCCCAAGTGAGGCTGTTTATATTCTTGATTTTGCCAATAAAAAGGTTGATAGAATTTCGCCTAAAGGCATGAATGCTTCCTATTTGTTTGTTACCGCTGATGATCGGATTTTTTACAACGGAGCGGAAAAACCCTACGCCCAAAGTAAAATTTACGTTTCTGATTTGAAAGGAAATAGTAAATTAATAGTTGATAAGGGAACAAATCCAACGGGAACGTTGAAATAA
- a CDS encoding helix-turn-helix domain-containing protein gives MKDLLALKTKNVAGNIRKIREYRDYTQDYLAAKLKISQNAYSKIELGYSKLTVDRLFQVALILEVEVNHLLTLDPKDLIKIIADDESKLIASH, from the coding sequence ATGAAAGATCTATTGGCATTAAAAACTAAAAATGTTGCCGGAAATATTAGAAAAATAAGAGAATATAGAGATTATACTCAAGATTATTTAGCAGCAAAATTAAAGATATCGCAGAACGCGTATAGTAAAATTGAATTGGGTTACAGTAAACTAACTGTAGATCGCCTTTTTCAAGTTGCATTAATTTTAGAAGTAGAAGTTAATCATTTATTAACGCTTGATCCTAAGGACCTTATAAAAATTATTGCAGATGATGAAAGCAAGCTAATTGCATCTCACTAA
- a CDS encoding TIGR03915 family putative DNA repair protein has protein sequence MIYIFDGSLTGLLTAVFEWFERKPGNVVLKTFETFQPEAFTPNLNIIPDVEKSDRVWKGLQKRLKKDWLRKFYCSYLSEIPEAYNHLFHFTIYIFQNDVGAEANYGNEHVIALAKYAKSVEREKHRMEAFIRFQHTADGIFYTGIDPDFNVLPLISNHFKNRYADQQWIIYDLKRKYGLHYNLNTVEEISISFTEGVNKQNPAAILMDEKEELYAVLWKDYFKSSNIVSRKNTKLHVQHVPKRYWKYLTEKL, from the coding sequence ATGATATACATTTTCGATGGCTCTTTAACCGGACTTTTAACCGCAGTATTTGAATGGTTTGAGCGAAAGCCTGGAAATGTAGTGCTTAAAACTTTTGAAACTTTTCAACCTGAAGCTTTCACCCCAAATTTGAACATAATTCCAGATGTGGAAAAATCAGATCGCGTATGGAAAGGATTACAAAAAAGATTAAAGAAAGACTGGCTAAGAAAATTTTATTGTAGTTATCTATCTGAAATTCCTGAAGCTTATAATCACCTATTTCATTTTACCATTTACATTTTTCAAAATGATGTTGGTGCAGAAGCCAATTATGGCAATGAACACGTAATTGCACTTGCAAAATATGCGAAAAGTGTAGAAAGAGAAAAGCATCGTATGGAAGCTTTTATTCGTTTTCAACATACTGCAGACGGTATTTTTTATACAGGTATTGATCCAGATTTTAACGTATTACCATTAATTTCCAATCATTTCAAGAATCGTTATGCCGATCAGCAATGGATCATTTACGATTTAAAAAGAAAATATGGCCTCCATTATAATTTAAATACAGTTGAAGAAATTAGTATAAGTTTTACGGAAGGTGTAAATAAACAAAATCCGGCGGCTATATTAATGGATGAAAAAGAGGAGCTTTATGCTGTTTTATGGAAGGATTATTTTAAAAGCTCCAATATTGTTTCTCGAAAAAATACGAAACTACATGTTCAACACGTGCCAAAAAGATATTGGAAATATTTGACCGAAAAGCTTTAA